The DNA region TCGTGTACGCCTCGTCGGCGGCGACCTACGGCGACGGCGCGGCCGGCATGGACGACGACCCGGCGTCGATCGAGGCGCTGCGGCCGCTGAACATGTACGGCTACTCGAAGCTGCTGTTCGATCGGTGGGCGCGCGACGAGGGCCTGCTCGGCCGGGTCGCGGGGCTGCGCTTCTTCAACGTGTTCGGCCCCAACGAGGACCACAAGGGCGAGATGCGGTCGGTGGTGCACAAGGCGTACGCGCAGATCCTCGCCGACGGCGAGATCCGCCTGTTCCGCAGTCACCGTCCCGACTACCGCGATGGCGAGCAGCAGCGCGATTTCGTGTACGTCAAGGACGTGGTGGACATGACGCTCCACGTCGCGGCGCACGGCGCGAGCGGCCTCTTCAACATGGGGACGGGACAGGCGCGCACGTGGCTCGACCTCGTGCGTCCGATGTTCACCGCGCTCGGACGGCCCGAGCGCATCACCTTCGTGGACATGCCCGAGACGCTGCGGGCGACGTACCAGTACCACACCCTGGCCGACGTCTCGCGGCT from Luteitalea sp. TBR-22 includes:
- the rfaD gene encoding ADP-glyceromanno-heptose 6-epimerase; the protein is MIDLGRARVLVTGGAGFIGSALVWGLNARGTSRIVIADHLGTGPKWRNLRALRFEDYLEAGDLLPRLESGALGAFDLVLHMGACSATTEQDAAYLARNNYEFSKDLCRWALGRGSAFVYASSAATYGDGAAGMDDDPASIEALRPLNMYGYSKLLFDRWARDEGLLGRVAGLRFFNVFGPNEDHKGEMRSVVHKAYAQILADGEIRLFRSHRPDYRDGEQQRDFVYVKDVVDMTLHVAAHGASGLFNMGTGQARTWLDLVRPMFTALGRPERITFVDMPETLRATYQYHTLADVSRLRAAGYDAAPTPLAQAVTEYVRDYLVPGRHLGDE